A stretch of Halichondria panicea chromosome 1, odHalPani1.1, whole genome shotgun sequence DNA encodes these proteins:
- the LOC135337913 gene encoding mucin-2-like isoform X1 — MARSNFTTGDPNTPWWYQTPSLASQSTYSQSTFAGASISQLTDPFSMTPERVPQDDRCSPSEGEDSDDEEHHSFLITTVDTTTGQSSFSLTEGCQRFSDLNQPRMSSSLPRSAQHFSSVASTDKNPSKNSPNKKEATSPFYDLKSSSNKGQWASWRSGKRNEGKTLNNETASYLDALQASEVSAVTPTSSNGVVNFTVNCQIHLHSENGELKRSNSNIELIPASGSQIPIMFPGTVSMVTGSNINPGVVVKAEKDPLEMTLHSNITEEDSTDFSAANITGTSEDGRDSLSPLSISSQESQLNHSMSSANQDILNYLRPQLMQYLNPVVIIPLLSQYNLLKGDDLKYLSHPFRTEKEKKKRIIASAPATDFELFVEAISSEKTDSGHVYLARRIREALEKKRSNPFSTSHLNTPPPSPERLSSLRGNSQNINKPSAILMSKERRHSPHSSTTPSPRTPTRVTPRSSASSIANQSSSNIDTNEVPFQPILKTLPSKSKPETSHETSTLPRRFESNLRQDSRGSKPYSSARYTSMSSTQKDINTRRSKLSRHGSFQGTSDGRVQVTPLLRDSNKLSEENSDVLENLTHFKTSVFQFPTTPQEFSYQGMMNENSQVGYSNSHESRFDNPTSGRDSLRRVKKTLDSTPYTTIPEAVSETAESPDAEPPPMPVKQRRSLTRDARKNYSFVSVDRNAPTTIATRQPSQAISQENNEPVMVFSVNRPKHSSLRRENPKQSVPLKRGMSLYGMSDSPSKQFPYDGSYMPSALSPDTVGPAQTREKPPPVPVKQRTHRRTQSYDTSQASVSDFVTFPTPQQPHPSNYKHLSLRRDTTPSRLSSSNVSTISEVPSHIPIISTQDSGITSTFDSKLRSPSEFSLFTDPGSSVSKYVGATASDTGSETLSMKKFEWLQEKVRFKRTPEDILFSSRTHFNQERMLLNSGILYEHGQPKFLVLLTDMLLILKPRKKTSILPGRLGSFFSSSKGPVLDWFSDMECITKMPLMLNHLSVRSLSKRKEPQVLYLHYDDRSEMIQFTLHSVSKEAKDVWVDSLNAAIASCTKALAKTVLSEGNIIRQLPTSPTYTKLTLTIVEANNVAVEVDAKTRNHFCSVQIGDTKCKTPSVKAQCWPSWNYQFEFVDFSLTETVWIEFYTERITSPDEYLGGVDIQMMAVAQRLKVNMSQGVSSLQLKNQHLPLKNGKGTITLHFELGWADTSTNA, encoded by the exons ATGGCTCGATCTAATTTCACTACTGGAGATCCCAACACACCTTGGTGGTATCAAACACCAAGTTTGGCATCCCAGTCTACATACAGCCAATCAACTTTCGCAG GAGCTTCGATCTCACAACTGACGGATCCATTTAGCATGACTCCCGAGCGAGTTCCACAAGATGATCGGTGCAGTCCAAGTGAAGGAGAAGACTCTGATGATGAAGAACATCATAGCTTTCTGATCACCACGGTTGATACTACTACAGGGCAGTCTAGTTTTTCCCTCACAGAAGGTTGTCAAAGATTCTCGGATTTGAATCAGCCAAGGATGAGCTCGTCCTTACCAAGATCTGCACAACATTTCAGTAGTGTTGCATCAACAGACAAAAATCCCAGCAAGAATTCTCCAAACAAGAAGGAAGCTACTAGTCCTTTCTATGATTTGAAGTCTAGCAGTAATAAAGGACAATGGGCAAGCTGGCGAAGTGGAAAGAGAAATGAAGGGAAAACGTTGAACAATGAAACAGCAAGTTACCTTGAT GCACTTCAAGCATCTGAAGTGTCAGCTGTTACACCTACATCGTCAAATGGTGTTGTAAATTTCACCGTCAATTGCCAAATTCACCTCCACTCAGAGAATGGTGAACTTAAACGCTCTAATTCCAACATTGAGCTAATACCGGCCTCTGGTTCTCAAATACCGATCATGTTCCCTGGAACTGTTTCCATGGTGACTGGGTCAAATATCAATCCTGGAGTTGTTGTGAAAGCTGAGAAAGATCCACTGGAAATGACCCTACACTCAAATATAACG GAAGAAGATTCTACTGACTTCAGTGCAGCCAACAtcacaggtacat CTGAAGATGGCCGTGACTCTCTGTCTCCTCTCTCTATATCTTCCCAAGAGAGTCAGCTCAATCATTCCATGTCTTCTGCCAACCAAGACATCCTTAACTACCTCCGGCCACAACTCATGCAG TATCTAAACCCAGTGGTGATCATCCCTCTACTCAGCCAGTACAACCTGTTAAAAGGCGACGATCTCAAGTACCTCTCGCACCCCTTCAGAACAGAAAAGGAGAAGAAAAAAAGAATTATCGCGAGTGCTCCAGCGACAGACTTTGAGCTATTTGTGGAAGCTATCTCATCTGAAAAGACTGATTCTGGTCATGTGTATTTGGCTAGGAGGATTAGAGAAGCACTCGAGAAAAAGCGAAGCAACCCTTTTa GTACTTCTCATCTCAATACTCCTCCACCCTCTCCAGAGCGACTATCGTCCCTCCGAGGAAACAGTCAAAACATTAACAAGCCGTCCGCAATCTTAATGTCCAAGGAGCGAAGACACTCCCCCCACAGCTCTACCACACCCTCTCCTAGAACCCCGACACGAGTAACACCTCGATCATCAGCTTCTTCAATTGCAAATCAATCCAGTTCCAACATCGATACTAACGAGGTACCATTTCAGCCTATACTCAAAACCTTGCCATCTAAATCAAAGCCAGAGACATCACACGAAACGTCTACACTGCCAAGAAGATTCGAATCAAATTTGAGACAAGATTCCCGTGGAAGTAAACCATATTCCTCAGCTCGTTACACATCCATGAGCTCAACACAGAAAGACATTAACACAAGACGCTCAAAACTTTCGAGGCATGGCTCGTTTCAAGGTACTAGTGATGGGAGAGTTCAAGTTACTCCACTTTTGAGAGATAGTAACAAACTTTCAGAAGAGAACTCTGATGTCCTGGAGAATTTGACTCATTTCAAAACGTCAGTCTTCCAATTTCCTACTACGCCACAAGAGTTTAGCTACCAGGGAATGATGAATGAAAACTCGCAAGTGGGTTACTCAAACAGTCACGAAAGCAGATTTGATAATCCTACAAGCGGAAGAGATTCACTGAGACGAGTCAAGAAAACTCTTGATTCAACCCCTTACACCACCATCCCTGAAGCTGTGTCTGAAACAGCTGAGTCCCCTGATGCAGAACCACCTCCCATGCCAGTTAAACAACGGCGATCACTAACAAGAGACGCGAGAAAGAACTATTCATTCGTAAGTGTCGACCGAAATGCCCCCACTACAATTGCTACCAGACAACCGTCCCAAGCTATTTCTCAAGAGAACAACGAACCTGTTATGGTATTTTCAGTAAATCGGCCCAAGCACTCATCACTGAGGCGAGAAAATCCAAAACAATCAGTACCACTGAAGCGTGGGATGTCACTATATGGAATGTCTGATTCACCCTCGAAGCAGTTCCCCTATGATGGTTCCTACATGCCTTCAGCCTTGTCTCCCGATACTGTTGGTCCAGCGCAAACAAGAGAAAAACCTCCTCCAG TTCCTGTAAAGCAGAGGACTCACAGACGCACTCAGAGCTACGACACCTCTCAAGCCAGCGTGTCCGACTTTGTGACCTTTCCCACCCCCCAACAGCCACATCCCTCAAACTATAAACACCTTTCTCTCAGACGagacaccaccccctccagaTTAAGTAGCAGCAATGTGTCCACAATCTCCGAAGTTCCAAGTCATATTCCAATAATCTCAACGCAGGATTCCGGAATTACAAGTACATTCGACAGTAAACTACGCAGTCCAAGTGAGTTCAGTCTGTTCACTGATCCTGGATCATCAGTCAGCAAGTACGTGGGAGCCACTGCTTCAGATACTGGGAGTGAG ACACTATCTATGAAGAAGTTTGAATGGCTGCAAGAGAAGGTTCGATTCAAAAGAACTCCAGAG GATATTCTGTTCTCGTCTCGTACTCACTTCAATCAAGAGAGGATGTTACTCAACAGTGGTATTCTATATGAG CATGGACAGCCCAAGTTCCTGGTGCTGCTCACTGACATGTTACTTATTCTGAAGCCCCGTAAGAAGACCAGTATCCTTCCAGGAAGATTGGGGAGCTTCTTCTCCAGCTCTAAAGGACCAGTACTGGACTGGTTCAGCGATATGGAGTGTATTACCAAGATG CCTCTAATGCTAAATCATCTCTCTGTGAGATCACTGTCAAAGAGAAAAG AGCCACAAGTACTCTATCTTCACTACGACGATCGGTCAGAGATGATCCAGTTTACACTGCACTCTGTCTCCAAGGAGGCCAAGGACGTTTGGGTGGACTCTCTCAATGCTGCCATTGCATCCTGCACCAAAGCTCTAGCCAAGACCGTGCTATCAGAGGGAAATATCA TTCGCCAACTCCCAACCAGTCCCACCTACACAAAGCTCACCCTCACCATTGTGGAGGCCAATAATGTGGCTGTTGAAGTGGATGCTAAAACAAGAAACCACTTCTGTTCTGTACAGATCGGGGATACAAAGTGCAAGACTCCCAGTGTGAAGGCTCAGTGCTGGCCATCCTGGAACTACCAG TTTGAGTTTGTGGACTTTTCTCTCACTGAAACAGTCTGGATAGAGTTCTACACTGAGAGGATAACTAGTCCTGATG AGTATCTTGGTGGTGTCGACATTCAGATGATGGCCGTCGCCCAGAGGTTGAAGGTCAACATGAGTCAGGGGGTGAGCTCACTGCAATTAAAGAACCAACACCTCCCACTAAAGAATGGCAAGGGAACTATCACACTGCACTTTGAACTGGGGTGGGCCGATACCAGCACAAATGCATga